AGGGGCCGTACGATTTCGTGCAGAGTTTTGATCCCTCCTATCGTCACATCCCAACCGTTGGTACTTACGGATCATGTTGGGATGGTGGGGGTGAAAGAAGAATTAGTAAGTCCGTAAGTACCGCATTGGTTCGTAGCTCTTATATAAATGATTAGTTCCGTATAAACTCAAGCTCGGACAGCACATATATTTTTGGGATCAATTAAGAATGATCAATGGAGATGAAGCGTGAGGAATCCGACCTAATTAATCTATTAACGGGGGAGAGGATGGAGGTGGCAGTGGCCTACTCTGACTTGTTCTACGTATTTTAATGTCCAGGGGATGCTGGTTCATGTTTTGGATAGGATTTGTGTCGAAGGGTCTCGGAAAAGGGTGAGGGCTGCTGCTGTGGCAGACTGATCTGTCGCGGACTTGTTTGCTATAGGTTGTCCAGTAAAAGCCGAAACGGTGCCTGTGGCCCGCGACAGCTTAGACGGAGGTGGCAGGGTGTAGCTCTGTAGTCTGTCCCAGGACAGGGAACAGGGTTTTCTCTCTCATCCACTGCCTGACTATCGTAAGGGCCCATACTCTTTGGGATCATTAGAATTATCgagaaatatatttatttaagcaGCCTTATAACGAAGAAGATCCGCTGTATGACATTTTGCAGTTTATGATTTCTGGAATCTTATGAAATCTTACATTTATAAATAACTTATGGAAACGTTAACCAACATGTCATACAGCGGAGGTGCAATTTGACAGTATTTTGTTTGGAAAGAAAAATCCATTGGAAGATCTTTTCCATAAACAACAAAGATAAATTATTTAGTTTGGAGAATGGAAATAAAACCTGTTTCCTATTTGGTTTCGTTTGTTTAGCATACGGAAATATTGTTCCATTTTAGAACTTGAACGATGAAATTTTCCTTCACTTTttgaaaaaaaaggaaattgaaCGGTTAATTTTGTTtgtaaatttagatttttttattttttgttttctgaaataaacataaatattcaAGGTATGCCTTTTTTACCACGAAAGGCATCATCAACAAGTATGTTCAAATGAAATTATATCCGTTTAACTGTATGGCTAAGTGAGTGGATTATATCAGAGTATAAAGATCGTTTAATGCCTGAAAGGTTCTGGTGATAAATTATTCAGATAGTTTTACCGATTTGTTTGCAATGCTTTTGATATTGAGCCTAAACGATGAACTAAACAcaatatttcttcttcttttttgttctcaGGCAATCCATCGACATGTACAGTAGTGTGACTCCACCAACGATAGGGTTCCTGGGGACTCCAACACTCAGCAGATTGTCAagttccttcctttcttcctcgTTTCGAGGCAAGCACACCCCAGAAATCATTGCGTCACTTATTAAGCCTTTACTGCCCACTACTGCTGCTGATCTTCAACTACAAGACGAAGAAAGACAAAGCTCGCATTCGCTATTGATCCCTCCACTGCCATCGAGGAAGCCATCGTTAGAGAAGATACAAGAGAAGGTCCCTCATGAGTTACCCGTATCCCGGAGCTGTTCCTATGGACAGGCGGTGCTCAATGGTGTGCATATCTCGATCTCATCCTTGTTATCAACTTTTTAAGAGTATGAAAATTTATTTTAGTTTATTTCTTAATGTCAAAATCTATTTTATGTATTGTTTGCATCTCTTATACATGTTTGCCTTTATGTCACGTATTGATAGTTGTTAGAGGAGTTACATAATGTTAAGAGCTATGTTGAATTCAAAGGCCCAAATCTACAGGCCTTTATGACCACTCGCAGTCAAATATAGGACTTGTTCACCATGCAAGTTTAACTCATAGCTTGAGAAccacaaagagaaaaaaaagaaaaaaaaaaggggttctTATCAACCATCCGTAGGCTTTCGTGATCCTGATATCAACATAAGGAATAATTTGATTGTAGAAATAATCTGTGTAAGAAATTAATTCACCGTTCTCATTtgacattttcatttttttttttcttgacggTATCATGTGAAACTTCTTTGTTAGGGATGAATGTTTTATGTGGGGTTGGGATCCTTTCAACACCTTATGCCGTCAAAGAAGGAGGATGGCTTGGGCTCTCCATACTCTTGACATTTGCCGTGCTTGCGTGGTACACCGGCATTCTGCTGCGCTATTGCTTGGATAGTGAAGAAGGCCTGGAGACGTACCCCGACATAGGTCAGGCTGCCTTTGGTACCACTGGTCGTTTTGCCATCTCTGTAAGCCCTTCATAGCCATGTCCACTTCCTGTATTCTCTTGAATCTTAACCGCTATTAAGAACTGATGAACTAACGCTTTCGTTTCATGTTCTCATGAACACGCAGATAATCCTCTACATGGAATTGTATGTAAGTATAAATACCTGAATCCACGTCGTCATCATCATATCAGTCTTTTATCTGATGACATTATGGCTTAGGATGTGGGATAATTATTGGTATAAGAGCTTGTTGCTATATGATCTCATACGTCACGTAGACCTGTGTGGTCTTGAGGTTAGCTGTTATTGGGGAGAATCCACTTGAATGATTTTTTTGGTTGGGCTTAAACATGAATTTTTTATTCTGTCAATTGTGATACCAATCATATGAGTCATAGGGAATCAAAATTAGTGAATTaacattattttatttaataattatgataGTATTTGTGATTTCTAATGTGCATTCATTTTGCAGGCTTGTTGTGTTGAGTATATAATATTAGAGAGGGATAACTTATCATCACTATTTCCAAATGCGCAACTGAATATAGGCGGCATACATTTAGACTCTCGTCTACTCTTTGCCATCTTGACGACTATTTTGGTTCTCCCCACTACGTGGCTTAGAGATTTAAGTGTTCTTAGTTACATATCAGGTCAGTATATCCCCTTCAATAATTTCTTGTTGCAGTTGTCATTAACACTAGCTAATTTGGTAAGATGCATGAGGTCAAcattttaatggatcatttgtTTCATCTGCAAGTCAAAAACACAAAAGAGCATTTtgagaaatattttattattgtttaGAAATTTTTCTAGATATTGTTTAGAATTAGTAATTTGGGAAACACAGGGTCAACAAAGTCATATTTTAATACTGGTTATATGCATCATTTCATTCTTTATACACAACTAAGTGATGATTGTGGCATGAAATGTATATGcgtgtatatataaatattaatcatgTACTAGCAAATGGAATTTTGTGAGGTCTAAATTAATATATGATCAATTAGTTATCCTTAAATTGCACTTTCTTTTATTCAAAGCAGATGCAGATGGGTCTGCAATCACCAAATGAACCCTTATCACCAGAATCAGATAAATTTAGAATTCATCAAACATTTTAAGAAAACGCATGCTTACTAGATTCTGATTTAATAAAAACATCCACTTATAGGTttattaattttcctttctttctcaatATTTGGCAGTTGGAGGAGTTATTGCATCGGTAATGGTTGTCTTAAGCTTATTTTGGGTTGGTACAGTCGACAAAGTTGGATTTCAAAATAAGGGCACTTCACTAAATCTTTCAGGTATACCAATTGCCATTGGTATATATGGATACTGCTATTCAGGTCATGCAGTTTTCCCGAACATATATTCCTCATTGAAGAAACCCAATCAATATCCTTCCGTTCTCTTTACCAGGTGAGTAGATCTAAGACATGTTAGTATTCCTTACCTTTCACTAATACACAGAAATCTAACTACATTTTGGCCAATCATATTTGTAGCTTTGCAATTTGTACTGTGATGTTCGCTGGGGTTGCTGTCATGGGTTACACTATGTTTGGGGAGTCAACGCAATCGCAATTTACTCTCAACATGCCACATAATCTAGTGGCTTCGAGGGTTACTGTGTGGACTACGGTAACTACTATattcttttctttattattatttctcaATGATTGCGAACTTTAACTAGTTGGTCTATAAAATGCATGAAATATTGATCTTTATTTCATTTTCTTATAAATCATTGAAGGTTTTGCTTCTTGCATACATGAAGGtacatattaaaatttaaaaaagaaaaatcataaaattctGTATCTCTTTAATTGAGAAAagggaagaaaaggaaaaaataaaattcattGGAAAATTACATTATCAGAAACTTTGAATACAATTCATAAACAAGAGATTCTACTAAAAACACTAATGTTGTTGTTTTTTTGTGTTGCATATACTAGACTAATTTGATCAATAATATGAACGTAAATAAAACTGTGAGACATGCATATTTGATAATTTATCTAagtaaaaagggaaaaaaatgtaTTCTCACAACAATAAAATCAACAATATCTTTTAAGTTTATCTATTAGATGTTCAAATTAAGATGTTGACTGTTTAATTGAAGTATTtgtcttaaaaaaaatttacatcctGGGATAATGGTCGAGTTGGTTACTAATGTTATTTCATAGACTTTTGGTTGCAGGTGGTGAACCCGATTACTAAATATCCTTTAAATGACATTTTCTATTTTGATCATATTGTACTCCATTGAAGAACTTTGTTTAATGGTGATACTCTTTGTTCCTGTAAGTTTGATTCAAAGAtttattatattatcaaaaaaatGCTTCAGCTTCTTCAATTAGTTGAACTTTGATTGGAAGTCAAATGAATTTTGTGGTAATTCCAAATTTTCTACTAAAACTATCTTAAAAAACATTTTTAATTCTAAATTTTAAATAGATGGTAATGATTATGGTCTCTTCATAGTAGCGTGATATTTGGAAGTTTGCACACAAAttcttatggaaatttttgttatCCTTAACTTATGAAAACATATGCATTAACTCTGACTCCTTTGGCACTGAGTTTGGAGGAGTTGATACCATCAAACCAATCAAAGTCGCACTTGTATGCAATCATGATAAGAACAACGCTGGTTCTTTCTACTCTGTTAGTGGCTCTTTCCGTCCCTTTCTTTGGTAAGCTTATTTCATGTTGCTTCCTTTTCAGTTTTACAATATCTTACCAATTATTTCCTAAGTGTTAATTCCCTAAAAATTTACATTTCAATTCATGACTTAGCAACGCAATAATTTACTTGTGACTTAGGATGAAATAACCCCTCTTTTCCCATTTgcattttctataaaatttttcagCTTTAAGCACTTGTATAATTTGGTTATTATTTTCTTAACAGGTTTGGTgatggcttttattggatctttgCTCACAATGCTCGTTGTAAGTTCTAGATTtgcttcaatttttttaaaagtttGACATCACTGTTCTatctataataattttattttgttgCAGACTTTGATTTTTCCATGTGCTTGTTTCTTGAGCATACTTCGTCATAAAGTTACAAGAATTCAGGTAATAACATTTAATCAATACCTACAGCCATATATGCTCCTATCATTTCATTTGCAGAAGGTTTTTGATATGTCATGAATCTGCTGAAAAAATGGTAatataataagtttatatttggtGCAAAATAACAACCAAGCTGAATGTAAAAGTTCACAAGATATTTCAGAAATATGTTCTTCACAAAACCATTATATTAAGTTTGTTTAGCATCTTATTGAATCATTGATTGACATCAGTTCATCAAAGGAGAAAGGGTCAAAGTCTAACATCCaactaacataaaaaattaatgcACACTTGCAAAAAAATGTTTAGTGTTTGATTTGATTCTATCATTGTCTATACATCCTTTTTACAAAAATCTCCAAAAGAACTCTTTATATTTATAAGCTTctctttgtttatctaatctacaaaAATTCAGAAACATTCATTTTATTCCAAATATTGGTTTgctcatcataaataaaaaaagcatTCACAATTTTAGACCACTAAAACACTGAACAAATGCTTATTGATGATATAATATCATGCACATATTAAGAGGTTCAAAGATAAATTATAGTAGTATCTAAGTATGGATCCATGTTCTACTTTATCCACgagataaaataatttaaagtCTTAGTTTCGATGCATAGAAATTTAGAAGGTTGAATCATTACATAACTAAtaataatttgctagctagcatcttATGCGATGTACATGCTGTGTAATATATTGTCTAATTAATTTCAATTGTAGGGACTATTTTGCATCATCATTATCACAATTGGAGTTGTTTCTTCCATTGTCGGCACCGTCTCATCAATCTCCAAAATAGTAGATAAATTGAGTCAATGATCACGGCACCAAGCAAATCTAGTTGGTTGTTCCTCATTTTTGCTTTTATTATTCCTactactttttatttatgtcCTCTTGTAAATTTTGTTTATCGGATACTGAACTAGTGTTGGTCTTagtcttttcttcctcttttaaTTTATACAAGTACAATAagtgatatgatcttatgcataacatgatctAATGTGGtacattttaaatgatgatttcttgcTTTTATGTTAAAAATTGTTGCTACTTAACTCTTGTTTTGTTTCTTGATTTGCAAGTGAAATCGTCATATTTTGACCTCCTTTTGTTGTATTCATTTGTGCATATGCAGTTGCATGCTAGAAATGAAACAATCATTCCATGTAGAGTGAGTGATTGAAGCAATGCACTTATCACCAGCCTTGTTGTCTAATGAGGCTTTGTGTTTTTCTAAGTTAAATGACACCACATACACAATTAGAACAGTTAAATTCGTGATTAAGGAAAGCCATGGCATCAAATCTCGACCACTTGTGCAAGATTAAGGAAAAcatcatcaaatcatcatcaGTCAATCGAGAAATGAACACGAGTTCGGGTCAGGTTTCAGTATATAGAAACATCTGAGTCTCCAAAGTCAATTATTTTCCTACTTATCCGTTAGTTCTCTTTATACATCCCTATAAAATTTCAAAATTCCTATAAATGCCTTTACATTTATCAATCTTCGTCGTTCACTAAgctagagaaattatagttgacAATAATATTGTCTAAAAatattaagtatatatatatgttaatttatttttatactttGTAAGGATTAATATACAAGAATCTTACTAGGAAAAGATAAATACTTAATCTAAAAACATATAAAACCCAACCACATTATTATTAGGCCAAATTACATATATATCCCTTCAAagtaaattattttggataatttCCCTAAAGAAACACTGTATTTTAGATTTTTCTCGGGTGATAACTCATATTTCCATATTTTCCATAAAGAGTCCTTACATTTTTTTCAAATACCCCAAAtttcattcatttatttatttctcATTGAGTGCCTCTACAATTTTCTATATTTTTCATAGAGagtctttttcatttattttaaaatatatcaaaatcttCTTAATTTTCCTCTATAATTACATAAATTCCgagaaataattttataaaatatcgaGATTCGATTGATaatcaagtaaaaatactataaatgttatTGAAAAGCATTGATATAATATCGTGCCTCTTGGGTTATCATTATTatcattacaatatcatatttttacgCTTATAGTTAGTTTGATTGAGGTCAGAAacctatttaaattattttataatattttataatatttttattatgataattaaaatattataataaaccaaaaatactataatagatGAAAAAAAATTTTGCATGATAGTTTTGGAAATCTTAAAATTAGATATACTATTTAGGTAATTTTAAAATTAGATAtgctatttaagaaaaataagacaGGATATATCAATTAAAAATGTCCAAAATATGatgattttttagaaaaatcatcCCATATATATACGTAATGATTAATTTTTGAGCGAAGTATCTATGTTTTGTTAGAGGAATACATGGAAATATGTTGTTTGTAGAAGGATATATACGTAAAAACACCATGTTATCATCACCCGGTCTCCCCCTGGCAGAGCAAGTCTACTGTTTGCTTCTTGTCGAAGCCTCAAATCCCAGGCGGCATCCCGACCATGCTCTGAGCCCGCCGCCGCAGTACTTAGTCTTCATCCCACCATGAGCTTGGAGCCCTTCGCCAGGTCGCTCCTTCCCCCTCCCGCCAGAATTagggtttcttttctttcttccttcccgCTCTCTTTCCCTCCCTCTCCCCTAGTGCCATTCGGCTCTTTGCTTCTCGGATTTGCTGCTTCCGTTGCTCCTGCTGATGCTGG
The DNA window shown above is from Musa acuminata AAA Group cultivar baxijiao chromosome BXJ2-4, Cavendish_Baxijiao_AAA, whole genome shotgun sequence and carries:
- the LOC103976743 gene encoding amino acid transporter AVT1C, whose product is MKNSVSDRNLFIESEEDDDVDEEEEHKAQPSRAADDDDSDGSDSSSSPDDDDDDGPPRSRPNSYSTNWPQSYRQSIDMYSSVTPPTIGFLGTPTLSRLSSSFLSSSFRGKHTPEIIASLIKPLLPTTAADLQLQDEERQSSHSLLIPPLPSRKPSLEKIQEKVPHELPVSRSCSYGQAVLNGMNVLCGVGILSTPYAVKEGGWLGLSILLTFAVLAWYTGILLRYCLDSEEGLETYPDIGQAAFGTTGRFAISIILYMELYACCVEYIILERDNLSSLFPNAQLNIGGIHLDSRLLFAILTTILVLPTTWLRDLSVLSYISVGGVIASVMVVLSLFWVGTVDKVGFQNKGTSLNLSGIPIAIGIYGYCYSGHAVFPNIYSSLKKPNQYPSVLFTSFAICTVMFAGVAVMGYTMFGESTQSQFTLNMPHNLVASRVTVWTTVVNPITKYALTLTPLALSLEELIPSNQSKSHLYAIMIRTTLVLSTLLVALSVPFFGLVMAFIGSLLTMLVTLIFPCACFLSILRHKVTRIQGLFCIIIITIGVVSSIVGTVSSISKIVDKLSQ